A region of the Burkholderiales bacterium genome:
ACCCGATGGCGACGGGGCTTTTGCCCGCCTGTTTCGGTGAGGCCACCAAGTTTTCCGCTGGATTGCTCGATGCGGCCAAGACTTATCAAGCGACTATTAAGTTCGGCATCACGACGACGACTGGTGATGCGGAAGGCGAAGTGCTCGCTGATTGCGGCGCGGTCGATGTGCAGCGCAGCCGGATCGAAGCGGCGCTGGTTCATTTCGTCGGCGATATTCAGCAGGTTCCGCCGATGTACAGCGCGCTGAAGCGCGACGGCAAAGCGCTGTACACCTATGCGCGACAGGGAATCGAGCTGGAGCGGGCGCCGCGTTTCGTTCATATTTTCCGGATCGAATTGATAGCTGCGCCCGGGGATGAGGTCGCGCGTGCGCGACCGGACGAAATCGATCTCCGCGTTCGCTGCAGCAAAGGTACGTATGTTCGCGTGCTTGCCGAAGACATCGGCAGGGCGCTCGGCTGCGGCGCCCATCTGAAGGCATTGCGGCGCGTGGCGGTCGGCGGATTACATGTAGACCATGCGCTGACGTTTACGCAACTCGAGGCGATGACGTCCGGCGAGCGCGACAGCAGGCTGCTTGACGAAGACAGCCTGTTATCCACGCTGCCCTCGGTCACACTCGACGCTGCCGACAGCCGCGCGCTATTGCAGGGGAAGCGGGTTTGTTGCGCGCTGGAAGCGAGCGCCGGCAGTTTACGCATTTACGATCAAGATCATCGTTTTCTCGGCATCGGCGAAATCGCCGCGGAAGGCCTGATATCGCCGAAACGGCTGATCAGCACCGAGCGCTTTGCGTAGCGGTTTGGGCTTAGGTAAAATAACCGATTATTCCGGAGGAAGCATGACGATCACTACGACCGACAAGGCCCGCATCATGGGCGATTACCAGCGCGCCCAGGGCGATACGGGTTCTCCCGAAGTCCAGGTCGCTTTGCTGACGGCGCGTATCAACGGCCTGACAGATCATTTCAAATCGCACGTCAAGGATCATCACTCGCGCCGCGGTCTGCTGCGTATGGTGAGTCAGCGCAGGAAACTGCTCGATTATCTGAAGACAAAGAATGCCGACAGCTACCGCGGCCTGATCCAGCGGCTCGGCCTGCGCAAATAGTTTCTAAGGCGTAGTTGTACAGCGTGGGTTTCTACATCGAAACGATATGACATCAAAGGATTACCATTGAAACATAAGAAAACGTTGAGTTATGG
Encoded here:
- the rpsO gene encoding 30S ribosomal protein S15, whose translation is MTITTTDKARIMGDYQRAQGDTGSPEVQVALLTARINGLTDHFKSHVKDHHSRRGLLRMVSQRRKLLDYLKTKNADSYRGLIQRLGLRK
- the truB gene encoding tRNA pseudouridine(55) synthase TruB; this encodes MPAPIRSSSVQKQTQRRDLDGVLLLDKPAGITSNAALQRVKRLYGAAKAGHCGTLDPMATGLLPACFGEATKFSAGLLDAAKTYQATIKFGITTTTGDAEGEVLADCGAVDVQRSRIEAALVHFVGDIQQVPPMYSALKRDGKALYTYARQGIELERAPRFVHIFRIELIAAPGDEVARARPDEIDLRVRCSKGTYVRVLAEDIGRALGCGAHLKALRRVAVGGLHVDHALTFTQLEAMTSGERDSRLLDEDSLLSTLPSVTLDAADSRALLQGKRVCCALEASAGSLRIYDQDHRFLGIGEIAAEGLISPKRLISTERFA